In Gimesia benthica, a single window of DNA contains:
- the pstC gene encoding phosphate ABC transporter permease subunit PstC, with protein sequence MWNSLRPVYEGLVHFSLFICASISVLVTVGIVIILLYESVKFFYDVPVLEFLTGTQWTPLLKPQHFGILPLLCGTMLVAGGSALVAVPIGLGTAIYLSEYASPRFRDIVKPLLEILAGIPSVVYGFMAIVFVSPIIRQIFPSAGVFNAASACVVVGIMILPMIISLSEDILQSVPISLRAAASALGANKFEVTVRVVLPAAMSGIIASFLLAISRAIGETMAVTLAAGATPKLTLNPLESVQTMTAYIVQVSLGDTPAGTIEYRTIFAVGLALFVTTMTMNVIAQYILSRVGERYE encoded by the coding sequence GTGTGGAACAGTCTGCGTCCTGTGTATGAGGGCCTGGTTCACTTCTCGCTGTTTATCTGCGCCAGCATTTCAGTGCTGGTAACCGTAGGCATTGTGATCATTCTGCTGTACGAATCGGTCAAGTTCTTCTACGACGTGCCTGTGCTGGAGTTTCTGACGGGGACTCAATGGACTCCGTTGCTTAAGCCACAGCACTTCGGGATTCTGCCTCTGCTCTGTGGGACGATGCTGGTGGCCGGTGGTTCCGCGCTTGTGGCGGTTCCCATTGGTCTGGGGACGGCTATTTACCTGAGTGAGTATGCATCTCCCCGCTTCCGCGACATCGTAAAACCACTCCTGGAAATCCTGGCCGGTATCCCATCGGTCGTTTATGGATTTATGGCAATTGTGTTTGTGTCTCCGATCATCCGCCAGATTTTTCCCAGTGCCGGCGTATTCAATGCTGCCAGTGCCTGTGTCGTGGTGGGGATCATGATCCTGCCGATGATCATTTCTCTGAGTGAAGATATTCTGCAGTCGGTCCCGATTTCATTGCGGGCAGCAGCTTCTGCACTGGGAGCAAACAAATTTGAAGTGACAGTACGGGTGGTCCTGCCGGCTGCGATGTCGGGGATTATTGCCAGCTTCCTGCTGGCTATCTCCCGTGCAATCGGTGAAACAATGGCGGTGACTCTCGCAGCAGGGGCGACACCCAAGCTGACCCTGAATCCCCTGGAAAGTGTTCAGACCATGACCGCTTATATTGTGCAGGTGAGTCTGGGAGATACACCTGCAGGCACGATTGAGTACCGTACAATTTTTGCAGTCGGCCTTGCCTTGTTTGTCACAACAATGACGATGAACGTGATTGCTCAATATATTCTCTCCCGAGTAGGAGAACGCTACGAATGA
- a CDS encoding PstS family phosphate ABC transporter substrate-binding protein — MITTNKGKVWGLLCLAIGVSLIGVGCNGNSDGPAAKQAGSEPGAEASAEGGERLEGNVKIDGSSTVYPVSEAVAEEFRAVQPKIRVTVGVSGTGGGMKKFIAGEVDICDASRAMKEKEANACKEQGIEFIELSVAFDGLAVIVNPKNDWCDCLTVGQLKELWRPESGVKQWKDLDPKWPAKDIKLYGPGTDSGTFDYFTEAIVGESKASRADYTASEDDNVLVTGVSEDADALGYFGYAYYDENKDKLKLLAVDGGKGCVKPSLETVRNNSYEPLSRPLFIYVRKSALERPEVVAFVKFYMENAAALSKDVGYVPVSEEVQKKNMETLNGALSK, encoded by the coding sequence ATGATCACGACAAACAAGGGGAAAGTATGGGGGCTGCTGTGTCTGGCCATTGGCGTTTCCCTGATTGGCGTTGGCTGCAACGGGAACAGCGACGGCCCGGCTGCCAAGCAGGCTGGATCTGAGCCGGGAGCGGAAGCGTCTGCTGAAGGTGGCGAGAGGCTGGAAGGCAATGTGAAAATCGATGGCTCCAGCACCGTGTATCCCGTGAGTGAAGCAGTTGCCGAAGAGTTTCGTGCAGTGCAGCCTAAGATTCGTGTAACGGTTGGTGTCTCCGGTACCGGTGGCGGTATGAAGAAATTTATCGCAGGCGAAGTAGATATCTGCGATGCATCTCGGGCGATGAAAGAAAAAGAAGCCAACGCCTGTAAAGAGCAGGGAATCGAGTTCATCGAACTGTCAGTCGCGTTTGACGGTCTGGCTGTGATCGTGAACCCCAAGAACGACTGGTGCGACTGCCTGACCGTCGGTCAGCTCAAAGAACTGTGGCGTCCGGAAAGTGGCGTTAAGCAGTGGAAAGACCTAGATCCCAAGTGGCCTGCCAAAGACATCAAGCTGTACGGTCCGGGAACTGACTCGGGTACTTTCGATTACTTCACCGAAGCAATCGTTGGTGAATCCAAAGCCAGCCGGGCTGACTACACTGCCAGTGAAGACGATAACGTGCTGGTGACCGGTGTCTCCGAAGACGCAGATGCTCTGGGTTACTTCGGCTACGCTTACTACGACGAAAACAAAGACAAACTGAAACTGCTGGCTGTTGATGGTGGCAAAGGTTGCGTCAAACCTTCTCTGGAAACCGTGCGGAACAACTCTTATGAGCCACTGTCCCGCCCGCTGTTCATCTATGTGCGGAAGTCCGCTCTGGAGCGACCTGAAGTAGTTGCCTTCGTCAAGTTCTACATGGAAAACGCTGCAGCTCTGTCGAAAGACGTGGGATATGTGCCCGTCTCAGAAGAAGTTCAGAAGAAGAATATGGAAACCCTTAATGGAGCTTTGTCGAAGTGA
- the pnpS gene encoding two-component system histidine kinase PnpS, with translation MWSSRLFWKLFLVYAGLNIASAIVFVLIVSGRQKTQVEDQVQQRLHDSAVIMRSSMEGVFEKGFSEELQIKVEKLGALTGTRITLIDMDGIVIADSDQSSLQLVRDMENHKNRVEVIKALATGSGTSERRSPTLSEPMKYYALLYRHDGVPKGVVRVSITMSKIQLEIASIEKLIWSIALLVSFTVMLITYWVVARMIRPLTILTNAAESIANGDYDQKLYFPQHDELGILAQSFNHMSKEMAERVRQLQASGDRLSTVLEGMVEGVIATNERQHVLFANESAGRLLFFSPEEAQGKPLFESVRNHQLQKAVTEVLKNLEPQRMEVELESTSDRILGVTTTPLPGTPCPGLVIVLFDMTELRRLESLRQEFVANVSHELKTPLSSIKAYTETLIRGAMDDPEISKTFLMRIEEQADRLHQLILDLISLASIESGNQVFDIISIELRPFVESCLVDQQTVAESKQIELIIEEQEPGLRVKADEEGLHQILGNLINNAIKYTPEQGTITIRWQRDEGNMVLLQVQDTGIGIEEKHLARLFERFFRVDKARSRELGGTGLGLSIVKHLVQSFNGTIGVTSKVGTGTTFSVRLPRG, from the coding sequence ATGTGGTCTTCGCGTCTGTTCTGGAAACTGTTCCTGGTTTATGCCGGTCTGAATATTGCTTCCGCGATTGTATTCGTGCTGATTGTTTCGGGACGCCAGAAAACCCAGGTGGAAGATCAGGTGCAGCAGCGTTTGCACGACTCAGCAGTGATTATGCGAAGTAGTATGGAAGGGGTCTTCGAGAAGGGATTTTCTGAAGAGCTGCAGATCAAGGTAGAGAAGCTGGGGGCACTAACTGGCACGCGAATTACTCTGATCGACATGGACGGGATCGTGATTGCCGATTCGGATCAGAGCTCACTGCAACTGGTTCGCGACATGGAAAACCACAAAAACCGGGTGGAAGTCATCAAAGCGCTGGCCACGGGCTCGGGGACTTCCGAACGGAGAAGTCCGACACTGAGTGAGCCCATGAAGTATTATGCGCTCTTGTACAGGCATGATGGCGTGCCTAAGGGGGTGGTGCGTGTCTCAATTACGATGTCCAAGATCCAGCTGGAGATTGCTTCGATTGAGAAGCTGATCTGGAGTATTGCGCTGCTGGTCAGCTTTACGGTGATGTTGATTACCTATTGGGTGGTCGCTCGCATGATCCGTCCCCTGACGATTCTGACCAACGCAGCCGAGTCGATTGCCAACGGGGATTACGATCAGAAACTGTATTTTCCCCAGCATGATGAACTGGGAATCCTCGCCCAGTCCTTCAACCATATGAGTAAGGAGATGGCCGAACGCGTGCGTCAGCTGCAGGCGAGCGGTGATCGTCTGAGTACCGTGCTGGAGGGGATGGTCGAAGGCGTGATCGCGACCAATGAACGACAGCATGTGCTGTTTGCCAACGAGTCGGCGGGGCGGTTGTTGTTTTTCTCGCCGGAAGAGGCACAGGGTAAGCCGCTGTTTGAATCGGTGCGAAATCATCAGCTGCAAAAGGCGGTGACAGAGGTATTAAAAAACCTGGAACCCCAGCGGATGGAAGTGGAACTCGAGAGTACCAGCGATCGGATTCTGGGGGTGACCACGACCCCGCTGCCCGGCACTCCCTGTCCGGGGCTGGTGATTGTGTTATTTGACATGACCGAGTTACGGCGGCTGGAATCATTACGTCAGGAGTTCGTCGCGAATGTCTCACATGAATTGAAGACGCCTTTAAGTTCCATCAAAGCGTACACGGAAACCCTGATCCGTGGCGCAATGGATGATCCGGAGATCAGCAAAACGTTTCTGATGCGGATCGAAGAACAGGCAGACCGTCTGCACCAGCTGATTCTCGACTTGATCAGCCTGGCGAGTATCGAATCGGGAAATCAGGTCTTCGATATTATCAGTATCGAGCTGCGTCCGTTTGTTGAGTCCTGCCTGGTGGATCAACAGACTGTGGCGGAATCGAAGCAGATCGAACTGATTATTGAAGAGCAGGAGCCCGGTTTGCGGGTCAAAGCTGACGAAGAAGGCTTGCACCAGATCCTGGGGAACCTGATCAACAACGCGATCAAGTACACTCCGGAGCAGGGAACGATTACGATTCGCTGGCAGCGTGATGAAGGTAACATGGTGTTACTGCAGGTGCAGGATACCGGGATCGGGATCGAGGAGAAGCACCTGGCCCGTCTGTTCGAGCGGTTCTTCCGGGTCGACAAAGCGCGTTCGCGTGAGCTGGGTGGAACCGGGCTGGGGCTCTCAATTGTGAAGCATCTTGTACAATCGTTTAATGGTACGATTGGTGTGACCAGTAAGGTCGGGACAGGAACGACGTTTTCTGTCCGTCTCCCCCGTGGCTGA